A stretch of Mytilus edulis chromosome 11, xbMytEdul2.2, whole genome shotgun sequence DNA encodes these proteins:
- the LOC139495796 gene encoding probable basic-leucine zipper transcription factor S has translation MARKSKKSKASKAKEQKLRMRERRLTEEALQQSTDIDNIEGESTENGCPERENTVNEFTVNKIERNDTVNDLTGQTDANNTEQYHTDNELTVNSVVNKTDSNHTDNELTVNSVVNKTDSNHTDNELTVNSVVNKRNHTDSELTVNSVVNKTERNHTDNELTVNSVVIKTERNHTDNELTVNSVVNKRNHTDNELTVNSVVHK, from the coding sequence ATGGCACGTAAATCAAAAAAGAGCAAAGCCTCCAAAGCCAAAGAACAAAAACTAAGAATGAGAGAAAGAAGGTTGACAGAGGAGGCTTTGCAACAGTCTACTGATATTGATAACATTGAAGGTGAAAGCACTGAGAATGGTTGTCCTGAAAGAGAAAACACTGTTAATGAatttactgtcaataaaattgaaagaaatgaCACTGTTAATGATTTAACTGGGCAAACTGATGCCAATAACACTGAACAGTATCACACTGATAATGAATTGACTGTTAACTCTGTTGTCAATAAAACTGATAGTAATCACACTGATAATGAATTGACTGTTAACTCTGTTGTCAATAAAACTGATAGTAATCACACCGATAATGAATTGACTGTTAACTCTGTTGTCAATAAAAGAAATCACACTGATAGTGAATTGACTGTTAACTCTGTTGTCAATAAAACTGAAAGAAATCACACTGATAATGAATTGACTGTTAACTCTGTTGTCATTAAAACTGAAAGAAATCACACTGATAATGAATTGACTGTTAACTCTGTTGTCAATAAAAGAAATCACACTGATAATGAATTGACTGTTAACTCTGTTGTCcataaatga